From one Drosophila subpulchrella strain 33 F10 #4 breed RU33 chromosome 3L, RU_Dsub_v1.1 Primary Assembly, whole genome shotgun sequence genomic stretch:
- the LOC119554708 gene encoding N-acetylgalactosaminyltransferase 6, which yields MRRPNLKWIVKASLLLLVSLTLFILITSWISSSPYTNKPVHHGGVEPMPEKAGLSGDIQARLPAIRQPEPRKQPEPDFEEDPELQKVDEPEPDDQDVHNPRPANDEPGQQPQEELQMAPPADASVKKDWHDYTAMQKDAKRVGLGEKGKAASLDDESQRDLEKQMSLENGFNALLSDSISVNRSLPDIRHPLCRKKEYVAKLPTVSVIIIFYNEYLSVLMRSVHSLINRSPPELLKEIILVDDHSDREYLGHDLETYIAEHFKWVRVVRLPKRTGLIGARAAGARNATAEVLIFLDSHVEANYNWLPPLLEPIALNKRTAVCPFIDVIDHSNFNYRAQDEGARGGFDWEFYYKRLPLLEEDLNHPADPFKSPVMAGGLFAISSEFFWELGGYDEGLDIWGGEQYELSFKIWMCGGEMYDAPCSRIGHIYRGPRNHQPSPRKGDYLHKNYKRVAEVWMDEYKNYLYSHGDGLYESVDPGDLTAQKAIRTKLKCKSFKWFMEEVAFDLMKTYPPIDPPAYALGAIQNVGNKNLCLDTMGRKKHNKMGMYACANDIKIPQKTQFWELSWKRDLRLRRKKECLDIQIWDANAPVWLWDCHNQGGNQYWYYDYHKKLLKHGTEGRRCLELLPFSQEVVANKCDPSNRFQQWNFGSFNQTALDNYSQDLVLSL from the exons ATGCGGCGACCCAATCTCAAATGGATAGTGAAGGCCTCGCTGCTTCTGTTGGTCTCTCTGACACTCTTTATACTGATAACCAgttggatctcctccagcccGTATACCAATAAACCCGTCCATCATGGAGGCGTGGAACCTATGCCCGAAAAGGCTGGCCTTTCCGGCGATATTCAGGCAAGGCTGCCAGCTATTAGACAACCAGAGCCTAGAAAACAACCGGAACCCGACTTTGAAGAGGATCCTGAGCTGCAGAAGGTCGATGAACCGGAGCCAGACGATCAGGATGTCCACAATCCCCGGCCGGCGAACGATGAACCTGGGCAGCAGCCCCAGGAGGAGCTGCAGATGGCTCCGCCAGCCGATGCGTCGGTGAAGAAAGATTGGCACGACTACACGGCCATGCAAAAGGACGCCAAACGAGTGGGTCTCGGGGAGAAGGGAAAGGCCGCCTCGCTGGACGATGAATCCCAGCGGGATTTAGAGAAACAAATGTCCCTGGAAAATGGATTTAATGCCCTGCTTTCGGACTCCATATCGGTCAACCGTTCCCTGCCCGACATCCGCCACCCTCT ctgTCGCAAGAAGGAGTATGTCGCCAAGTTACCCACTGTCAGTGTAATCATCATTTTCTACAACGAATACTTGAGCGTGCTGATGCGCTCAGTTCACAGCCTGATTAACCGCTCGCCGCCGGAGCTGCTCAAGGAAATAATTCTGGTGGACGATCACAGCGACCGAGAGTATTTGGGTCACGATCTGGAAACCTACATTGCGGAACACTTCAAGTGGGTCCGCGTGGTGAGATTGCCAAAGCGCACGGGTCTGATAGGAGCCCGAGCGGCTGGAGCAAGGAATGCCACTGCCGAGGTGCTCATCTTCCTGGACTCGCACGTGGAGGCCAACTACAACTGGTTGCCACCGCTGTTGGAACCCATTGCCCTGAACAAGAGGACGGCGGTGTGTCCCTTTATCGATGTGATTGATCACTCCAACTTCAATTACCGGGCGCAGGATGAAGGAGCCCGGGGTGGCTTCGACTGGGAATTCTACTACAAGCGGTTGCCCCTGTTGGAGGAGGATCTTAATCACCCCGCCGATCCATTTAAGAGCCCTGTAATGGCTGGCGGTCTCTTTGCCATTTCTTCGGAGTTCTTCTGGGAACTGGGCGGCTACGATGAGGGTCTGGACATCTGGGGCGGCGAGCAGTACGAGCTAAGCTTTAAGATCTGGATGTGCGGCGGCGAGATGTATGATGCTCCCTGCTCTCGCATTGGTCATATATATCGGGGACCTCGCAACCATCAGCCGAGTCCAAGGAAGGGCGACTATCTGCACAAG AACTACAAACGCGTGGCTGAGGTTTGGATGGACGAGTACAAGAACTACCTGTACAGCCACGGCGATGGACTTTACGAGAGTGTGGACCCTGGAGATCTGACCGCGCAGAAGGCAATCCGCACCAAGCTGAAGTGCAAGTCCTTCAAGTGGTTCATGGAGGAGGTGGCTTTCGATTTGATGAAGACCTATCCGCCAATAGATCCGCCGGCATACGCTCTGGGCGCCATTCAGAATGTGGGGAACAAGAACCTTTGCCTGGACACGATGGGCAGAAAGAAACACAACAAGATGGGCATGTACGCGTGTGCCAACGATATAAAGATACCGCAGAAAACGCAATTCTGGGAGCTGAGCTGGAAACGAGACTTGCGGCTGCGGCGAAAGAAGGAGTGCCTTGACATCCAGATCTGGGATGCCAATGCGCCCGTTTGGCTTTGGGATTGCCACAACCAGGGTGGCAACCAGTACTGGTACTACGACTACCACAAGAAGCTGCTCAAGCACGGCACGGAGGGCAGGAGATGCCTGGAGCTGCTGCCCTTCTCGCAGGAGGTGGTGGCCAACAAATGCGACCCAAGCAATCGCTTCCAGCAGTGGAACTTTGGCTCCTTCAACCAAACCGCGCTGGACAACTACTCCCAGGACCTCGTCCTCAGCCTTTAA
- the LOC119553217 gene encoding 28S ribosomal protein S35, mitochondrial, whose amino-acid sequence MSAGLTRLWERLPLKKQAAQSSIRVFSNQEQQQQPEVEDDEEFRVLSLRTVKQQFQRRQQVRRDPITPPRTGRMAVDQDWTAVWPGPRSFHPASVPLPLRQGFTERGAAAPSKFANAELMKIPNFLHLTPPAIRQQCEAIKRFCTPWPKGLETEAKWQRHFPVEVTTTDFCHSLPTIRNPEARRVTISLKLSDLKFDSHARDKFLRLVGDRYNKDTDILTFVTDRCPQKKQNYDYALYLLTACYHESFVTEPWEATKSEADMEVYLFERNQSKLSAEGILNWNAKEGAPKVAPSKSYANCVEQLINEGENEYNLGKYKEEVKKMLNIA is encoded by the exons ATGTCTGCCGGTTTGACTCGCTTGTGGGAGCGCCTGCCACTCAAAAAACAAGCGGCCCAAAGCAGTATTCGCGTTTTTTCCAACcaagagcagcagcagcagccagaAGTGGAAGACGATGAAG AATTCCGGGTGCTCAGTTTGCGGACGGTGAAGCAGCAGTtccagcgacgccagcaggtGCGCAGGGATCCCATCACACCACCGCGCACAGGACGCATGGCTGTGGATCAGGATTGGACGGCCGTTTGGCCCGGACCACGCTCCTTTCACCCGGCCAGTGTGCCACTGCCACTCCGCCAGGGATTCACGGAACGCGGTGCAGCGGCCCCGTCGAAATTCGCCAACGCTGAGCTGATGAAGATACCCAACTTTTTGCACTTGACGCCACCGGCCATTCGGCAGCAATGCGAGGCCATCAAGAGATTCTGCACGCCATGGCCAAAGGGTCTGGAAACGGAGGCCAAGTGGCAGCGCCACTTCCCCGTGGAGGTCACCACCACGGACTTTTGTCACAGTTTGCCCACGATCAGAAATCCGGAGGCCAGGCGGGTCACCATTTCCCTGAAGCTCTCTGATCTTAAGTTCGACTCGCATGCCCGGGATAAGTTCCTGCGTCTGGTGGGCGATCGTTACAACAAGGACACGGACATCCTCACCTTCGTCACGGATCGGTGTCCGCAAAAGAAGCAGAACTACGACTACGCTCTGTATTTACTCACCGCTTGCTACCACGAATCCTTCGTCACCGAGCCCTGGGAGGCAACCAAATCGGAGGCCGACATGGAGGTCTATCTGTTTGAGAGGAACCAGTCCAAGCTCTCCGCCGAGGGAATCCTCAACTGGAACGCCAAAGAGGGTGCTCCCAAGGTGGCCCCCAGTAAATCGTATGCCAATTGTGTGGAGCAACTGATAAACGAGGGGGAAAACGAGTACAACTTGGGGAAATACAAGGAGGAGGTCAAGAAAATGTTGAACATTGCCTAG